Sequence from the Corallococcus sp. EGB genome:
TCGTCGCCACGCCCCAGGGGCACGGAGAGATCCGCCGCATGTCCGCGGACATCGCGCGCGCCGTGGCGGAGGAGACCCACTCGCACAAGGGCCTGGTCATGGTGCATCCCACGGACCCCGAAGGCGTGAGCGCCGCGGTGCAGGCCGGAGTGGACGTCGTCGTGCACACGACCATCGACCCGCCTAAGTCCACGTGGAGCCCCGAGCTCATCCACCAGATGGTGGAGCGCCACGTGTCCGTGGTGCCGACGCTCCAGCTCTGGGGCTACGAGCTCGCCAAGGCCCAGGTGCCCGCGGAGGTGACCGAGCGCATCGTGGGCGATGCCGAGCGGCAGCTCGCCGCGTTCTCCCGCGCTGGCGGACAGGTCCTGTTCGGCACCGACGTGGGATACATGACCGAGTGGGATCCGACGCGCGAATACGTCCTCATGGCCCACGCGGGGCTGACGCCGATGCAGATCCTCGCGTCACTGACCACCGCCCCCGCGGCACGCTGGAGCGCCAGCGAGCGCCGCGGCCGCGTCAAGCCGGGCTTCGACGCGGACCTGGTGGTGCTCGACGGCGATCCCGCGGCGGACGTCCGGCGGTTCACCCACGTGAAGTGCACGTTTCGCGCGGGCAAGCTACTCTTCGTCCGCGCGGCGGCTGACCGAGCCGGCGTCGATACGCTCGCGGGCGCCCGGCCCAGCCCCGGGCCTGGAGGCCCCCTTGGTCCATGACGTGATCATCGCAGGGGCTGGCCCGGTGGGCCTGTTCCTGGCCTGCGAGCTGCGGCTCGCGAAGCGCTCCGTGCTGGTGCTCGAACAACTGGAGGATCCGCACTCCCCCCTGAAGCGGTTCCCGTTTGGAAGGCGGGGGCTCTGGGGCCCCAGCATCGAAGCCTTCCACCGGCGCGGGCTGCTGGAACAGATTGCGTCGCAACGTCCTACCGGGGGTGACCCTGGCCAACCGAGACCTGGAGCCGTCGCGTCCGGCGCACAGCGGAGCGGCCCGGGCGGCCACTTCGCGGGCATCCCATTCGACTACAGCAATATCGATGCGTCGCGGTGGACGTACCATCTCCCGGGCCCGGCCGACACCCAACTGGGGGTCGAAATGGAGCACATCGAGCGCGTCCTCGCCGCTCACGCACTCTCCCTCGGAGTGGAGCTCCAGCGCGGCCAGGGTGTCGAAGGCTTCGAGGCATCAAACGATGACGTCACCGTCAGGGCCGGCGAGCAGCGCTTTCGCGCGCGTTGGCTCGTGGGGTGCGACGGCGGCCGCAGCACCATCCGCAAGCAAGGGGGCTTCGAGTTCGTCGGGACCGGGCCTGAGCTCACGGGCTATTCGGTCCAGGTCGAGCTCGCCGATCCGGAGAAGCTCCGGATCGGTCGTGTCTCCACGCCGACCGGGACGTACACCCAGATGCAGCGCGGGGCGATCGCGATGGTCGACTTCGACGGCGGCGCGTTCCATCGCACCCAGCCCATCACCCTCGAGCACGTGCAAGCGGTCCTCCGGCGCGTGTCCGGCACCGACGTGACCGTCACGGCGTTGCACGTCGCCACCACCTGGACCGACCGCTCACAGCAGGCCACGACCTACCGCAAGGGCCGGGTGCTGCTGGCGGGCGACGCCGCGCACATCCATTCACCGCTTGGCGGACAGGGGCTGAACCTCGGATTGGGGGACGCCATGAACCTCGGGTGGAAGCTCGCCGCGACCCTCCGAGGCGATGCCCCGGATGGCTTGCTCGACAGCTACACCGCCGAGCGGCATCCGATTGGCGCGCGCATCCTCGATTGGACGCGGGCCCAGGTCGCGCTGATGCACCCCACCCCCCGTTCCCGCGCGCTCGCAGCCATCCTCCGCGACCTGCTCGAGACGCGCGACGGTGCGACCTACTTCGCTGAACGCCTCTGGGGTGTATCGCTGCGCTACGACCTCGGCGGTGAGCACCCGTTGGTGGGCCGCAGCTGCCCGGACTTCGAATTCGAGGACGGAACGAGGCTCGGCACATTGCTCCGGGCTGGAAACGGCGTGCTGTTGGACTTCGACCGCCAGCCGTCGCTCCAGGCGCTGGAGGGCCACTGGGGCGACCAGGTCCGGTACGTGGCCAGCGACGCCAGGAATCGCCTTGGACTGAGCGCGGTGCTCGTGCGGCCGGATGGATTCGTTGCCTGGGCGAGCGATACGGCTCCCGATCCCGAAGACATCACACGCGCCGCGGCGAGGTGGTTCACGAGCCGCGAGCCGCAGGCCATCCCTCGCTGAAACGAAGCGGTTCACCGGAGAGGAGCTGGCGCCCGCGCACGGGCGCCAGGGATTACTCGGCGACGTACACGAGATGATCCCCCTGGTAGTAGGGCCGGTAGCGGACGGAGCCGCACTGCTGGTAGGCGACGCCGCCCACGGACGTGGCCGTGCAGCCCGCGGGGAGCGCCGTGACGGTGTGGGCGCCCGCTGGCACCGCCACCACGGTCGTGTCCGCGGAGTCATGGATGGCGTCCTGACGTGCGGATGTGCGTCGCGCGGTGCGCCGCGCCACCCGGCGCGACGTGCCGTAATCCTGGGCCAGCACCACCTGAGGAACCATCTCTCCGAGGAAGAAGAGCCCCAGCAACATCGCCGCTGCTCGCTGGCGAGGCCTGCGCGAGTGCATCATCTTCATTTCGCACCTCCTTGCTGCGCTCCATCCTGCGAGTCCGGTGCGAGGAACGACACGCGCACCGCATCGCGGGGGGGAGTGAACTGGAACAGCTCCGGGGTGAACTGGGGCGACAGGTTCCAGTTGGACAGGCGCACCGAGTACTGCGGCGCTCCTGGCAGGTCCCGGGAGGTGATGACGTACTTGCGCGGCAGGGGCCGAGGGCCATCTTCGACCCACAACTCCCAGTCCACTCCGTCGCGGTTGCGGAACGCCAGATGGTGCACGGGCACACCGTCCACCTTGGATTGGCCAAGGTAGCGCCCAGAGCAGACGTCCTCGGTGAGGGCCGCGTAGGGATTGCTGACGAGGAGGTCCGAACCCGGCGCATCCACGCCAAGCCGCTGTGAGGCCATGTCCAGCGTGGCATCCAGGGTGGAGAGGGCCGGCGTCGTCGCATAGGCGTTGGAGCGCTCGCCGTAGAGGGTGAGCCGCTGGCCGTCGTAGAAGAGATGGAGCCGGGCCAGGTCTCCGGCGCGATCCACGCGCAGCCGATTGGGGCGCTGCACGCGCACGTCGCCCGCGCGCTGCAGTTGGACCTTCTGCCCCGAGTCGAGCAGTTCATCGAGCGACCCCTCGGTGCGGACGGAGAACTCACGCTGCGCCCCCAGGAAGTCGCTCATCTGGCGCAGGATGCGCTGGGCCTGGGGGTCGATCTGGGCTTGAGCATCGGACCCGGTGCGCTCGGCGGAGGCCTGTTCCTGCTGCGCGCCTCCGAGCAGGGGGGCCGTTCCAAGGAGCAGGGCGAGCAGCGGCCCGCACCTCCTCCTCCTCCACCTTGCGCTGCGACCTGTGTCTGTCATGAGCCGACCCCTTCTTGTGTCCCGAGAAACGCATCCGACGCCAGGCGGCTTCGCCTCACGACATCGGACACTTCCCCAGGACGTTGGGGGCGGGGTCCCCGGGCACAAAGGCTCACCGGTTCGACCGCCGCGCTGGCGGGTGGCTCGCGCAAAGGGAACTGCTTCAGGAGGAGCCTGGCTCAAGAGGCGCATGCCCGGCCTGTGATGGCGAAGGCGGCGCCCGGAAGGACCGCCCTCCCCTCCTCCACGTGCGGCGATGGAGGAGGGGAGGGAGGCCGCGGTTCCAGGGCGGGCCTGCTCCCCCCGAGGCAGAGGCCCGGCCCTGGCCGCGGAATTCGTCAGGACGCCAGGGGCTGGGTGCCGGCGCCGTTCTTCAGCTCCCTGCGCACCGCCTCGCTGACGCGCTCACGGACCAGCTGGGCCATGCGCTCGCGGAGGTCCTCCCCCACGCGCTCGCGGATGGCGGACACGAGGCTCTCCGTGTCGATCTGGCTGACGCCCGGCCCCTGCATGCCACCCATGAACTGCTCCCCGTACCCGCCACGCATCATGGGGCCCATCCCGCCCATGGAGCCCATCGACTCGCGGATGGCGTCACCCAGCCGCTCGCGAAGCACGTCGTTCAGGTGCTCACGGAGGTTGCTCGACATCCGCTCGTGGAGCGTGTCGACGAGCCGCCCGCGGAGCGCCTCGGCGAGGCGCTCGGGGTCCATGCCCCCGAAGCCCTGCTGCTGGAAGCCCCCGAAGCCCTGCATGCGCTCGCTCATCCTGGCGCGCAGCTCGTCGCCCAGCCGCTCGCGCAGCACGTCGCGCACGCGCTCACGCAGGCCGCTCTGGACGCGCTCGCGCACGGCGTCCGCGAAGCGCTCGCGCAGGGTGTCCGCGATCCGCTCCGGGTCGATCTGCCCCATGCCCTGCATCCGGCGCTCGGCCAGCGCGGAGCGCAGCATGTCCGTCATGCGCTCCCGCATCGCCTCGCGGACGCGCTCGCGCACGGCGGTGTGGATCCGGTCGGACACGCTGTCGGCGATCCGGGTGCGGATCGTCTCGGCGAGGCGCTCGGGGTCCATGCCCGAGAAGCCCTCCATGCCCATGCGCCGCTCCATCATCGCGGAGCGCAGCGCCTCGCCCAGCCGCTCGCGCAGCGCATCGCGCACGCGCTCGCGCACGACCAAGGCGAGCCGGTCGCGCAGGACGTCCTCCAGCTTGATGCGCACGCGCTCGGCGATGCGCTGCGGGTCGAACTGCCCGTGCCCCTGCTGCATGCTCATCCAGTTCTCGGCCAGGGCGGAGCGCAGCGCCTCGCCCATCCGCTCCCGGAGCACCTCGCGGACGCGCTCGTGCACGCCGCTGAGCACGCGCTCATGGACGGTGTCGGTGAGCCGGTGGTGGATGGCCTCGGCGATCGGATCCATGTCGAACAACTGCCCGCTCCCCTCCCCCGGATGCATGTTCGTCACGCGCTCGCGAATCGCACCGCGAACCGCGTCGCCGACGCGCTCACGGATTTCCGAGCCGATCCGCTCCTCCAGGCCGGACACGACGCGCTCGTGCACGGCATCGACGATGCGAGCCTTGAGAGCCTCGCCAAACATCTGCTGCCCCTGCATGGAGAACTGTTCCTGGTTCATTCAGAGACCTCGGGTGTTGCGGGTAGAACGGCAGGCGCGGAAGGCACTGGCCCGCCGCGCGAAGCGAATTGATAGGGGCGGCGGCCCCGGCCGAGTACAGGGCGCCGGTGCCGCGCGAGCGTTGCCGCGGGCACTCCGGACCATGCTCACGGGGGGGGCAGGCGCGGGCATCCACCTGTGGTGAACGGTGCAGCCCTTCGGGGAAAGCCGTGGCCCCCCAAGCCCGAGGACCTGGCCTCCGTCGAGCAGTCGGGCCGCTCCGCGGACCAGTACCTCCTGACAGGGACGGGGTCCCACTTTCGGCCCGGTTCTGGAGACCTACTCAAGGGGGCATGATGAAACGGATGAAATGGGCACTGTGGTCGCTGGCGCTGGGTGCGGGCCTCGGCTGCTCCACCACCTACGACCCGTACTACTACGATGACGCCTACTACGACCCCTACTACGGCGCGTACGACGCGGCATGGAGCTACGCCTGGATCGACCCCGTGTATGGCTCCTGGTATCTAAGCCTCCCGGCGCTGCCCCGGGTTCTGCGCCAGCAGGCCAACACGGATCCGAACGCGGCGGCCGCCCAGCTCGCGGCGAACGCCAACGCCGCCTTCACCCCGGCCGGCTGCGCCACCGCGACCGCGTCGGGCGCGACGGTGAACTACACCTTCAACAACTGCACCGCGGCGATCTCGCTCACGCAGATCTCCGGCAACGTGCAGGTAGCGCTCTCGAACAACCAGGGGCAGCTTGCCGCCACGGCCACCTCCAACAACCTCTCCATCAACGGAGAGCCGTACACCCTGTCCATGCAGATTGTCGCCTCCCCGCCTCAGGGGGACCAGCGCAAGGTGACCATCACCTCCAACAGCTTCTCGCCGGCTCACCTCGACTCGCGCTCGAACCAGGGGACGGTCACCTGGGTGGCGGGCAGCGGGTGCATCACCGTGGACAGCCAGGCGCAGTCCACGAGGGGCAGCCTCAGCTCGACGACCACCGTCTCCGGCTACCAGCGCTGCGACCACCAGTGCCCCACGGCGGGCTCGGTGCAGGTGCATACGAGCGAGGGGACGTTCACCACGACCTTCAACGGCAGCAACAGCGTTCAGGTCAGCGCGCCAAACGGCGACACCCGGTCGTTCAACCTCAACTGCTGAGCGCCGGGTGTGACCAGGGACACCCTCGCGCCTCCCGGGTACACCAGCGAGGGCAGCGTGTCCGCCTTGTCGGAGCAGGCCGACAGCAAGCCCCATCCCACTCCAGGGGCTCAGAAGGGATCCCGCAACCGACGGAGCCGTACCTCGCGGACGGCTCCGTCGAGCCAGACGGGCTTCAGCGCGGGTCGAGCCACTGGCGCCCCGGCTCACGGGTCATACAAATAGGCCCAGTTCAGCTGTGCTCCGGATCCAATGATGGTGTTGTGCAGCTCATAGGCATTGAAGCTCTGGTAGGGGCTGCTGTAGCAGAGGGTGGCGGTGCAATATTGCAGGCCGCCAGGGTGGGCGCCCGAATAGAGGCTGCGAACGGCCCCCGCCCAGGTCAGGAAGCGGGTGCCGTCAAAGCGCCGGAGGATCGTTCCCAGGTTCAGCCAGCCTTGATAGGCCCCAACCTGCTTGTAGAGACAGAGCTGGTTGCCCTGGCGCGACGTTTGATCAAAGAGCCAGAGGCTGGAACCAGCACACCCGCCATCCACGACGAGGTCATCCAGGTCCTGCTGGGTGACCCCTTCGGCCCGGCGCTGGACGAATGCATCGCGGGCCGCGATCTGGGCCTGCTGCTCCTCCCGGGTGATGAACGTCGTCTCCTGGGAGAGCGTCCCATCCGGGAGCTGCCGGACGATGGTTTGCGAAACGAGCCCGTCATCCTGGCCCTCGGGAGTCTGCGTCTGCGCATCTTCGGGCGCCCCTCCACATCCCATCAGCAGACCCACTGCACAGACGACCGTCCACGGATTCAAACGCTGCATCATTGCCTCCTGGGTCCGGGTTGCGCGGACACTGCTTAAGCAAACATAGCACGTTTTGAGAAGAATGGCTTCATGACCAGGCGTTAGCGGGATGGGAAGCGGATGGGGCGGCGACTATTGATGTCGCCCAAAGGAGCCTCGTGGGCACACCGACACGGTTGGATGGAAGGGTGTTCGTGTCGGGAACGCGGACGCTCTACGTGGGGCCCCTGGTCGCCACGCTTGAACGCAACGGCGGCGCCAACGCCACCTGGAGCATCACGCCCTGGCTTCGCGGGCACGCTCCCTCCCGCCAGGCATCAGGTGGGCGATCCGGCCAACATCTCATCTCCTACGGGGACATGGAACGCGGTCTACGTGCGCGATCCGTCGCTGCTGGACGAGCAGGCACTCCAATCGCTTCGCCCGGAGTTCTCGGGCACGTTGGAGGCCCGGCGCTGGCGGGGCTGGACGGAGCTGGCGCTGGGGGGGTTGCAGGATGGTGCCGGGCTGGCCCGGAGGGTGTCTCGCGAGCGGGGCGTGGAGGCCTTCTGGGTTCAGCTCCAGACCACCGCCAGCGTGCGCTGCATCGTCCACCATGACGCTGGAGAACTCTCGCGGCGGCTCGTCCACAGCGATGGTGGGTGGCGCACTGCCGAAGGGCGTCCACTCCCGTGGGAGGACTCGACGCTGTTCTCCCCACAGAAACTGGGGACTTGCTCCGCGCATCCGCCCCCTCCTTGCGAATCGGAGGAGAAAGGAACCGGAGCCGCGTGTGGCTCGCCCGCGGGTTGCTGCTGGGCGGTGCCGTGTGCGTGGCCCTGCTCGTCGCGAGCCGTCAGGCGCTGCTCCTTCTCACCGCCGTCGCGCTCCTGGCCACCGGAGCGTGGCTGCGCTTCGGACGAGGGCTCGGATCCGGACGCTGACGCGCCAGACGGGCGAGGCCGGGGAGTCCTCGCCCGCGAATGCCCTGACAGGTAGCTCCCCCGTCACGACTCGACGATGAACGTGGTGGAGTCCACCCCGGTGTTGCCGGTGGCGGGGTCGTATGCAGTCACCGTGACTTCATATGCGCCCTGCTGCTGGACGGAGAGCTCTGCCTCGAAGGTGCTGGTCTTCCCTGCGTACTTCAGGGGGACCTGGGTCAGCGGCTTCCCATTGAGCTTCACCGTGGCCTGCAACTCATACCGGCTGGAGTCCCAGAGCCCCTTGGGCTCGGTCGGGCAACCGCACATGAGGGTGAGGTTGGCGCGAAGCGGAAGGGTGAGCTTCTTGTCTCCCGCGAGCTTGAAGAACTCATGAGCGGAGGGCGTCACCACACCCACCACGAAGCCAGGCAGCTCCAGGATGAGGCCATCGCCCTCGATGTGCTTGCCGGGCAGCAGCCACAACTGGGTCGTGCTGGTCGCGAGCGCCTGCCGCTGCGCAAGGGGCCCCGACACCTCCACCGTCACCAGCCGCGGCTCGGCGATGTCGAGGGTGGCCGTGAACTTCGCGGAGGACTCATCCGCGAGCGGAGCACCCCGCACTTGTGGCTGCTTCATCAGCGTCTGGGTGTTGCCTGTCGAGCCGGCGGTGACGCCATTGGCCAGCACCTGGCCGGTCTGCGCGTCCCGAAGCACCACTCGCGCGCCCCCCATGGACGTCCCGACGAACTTGCCGTCCCGGGCGCGAGCCCTCACGACCAGCCGTGTCTCCGCTGCAAAGGCTGTCGTGGAGAACAACAGCAAGGTCCCGAGAATGAGGCTTCGCATGACTCGCTCCGAATCAGAAGGGAAGATCTGAAGCGAAGTGCCATACCACAGCGGCCGGACGAACGAGCCCCGAGCCTCATCTTGCGGAGCGGCCTGCGTCAGTCGGCGCCCTGTCAGCCGGGTTCAAGTGGCGAGATGCACTTCGCGCTGGGGAACGCTCCCCCAGCGCGAAGTGCTGCAAGCCGGGCGTGAGGCTGCGACATGGCAGCCATCCCGCTTACACGCCGCGCCGCACAGCCTTCTGGCTGAACATCACGCGACCCGCGGCGGCACACAGGGCGGGCAGCCCCAGGCCGGCCATGGACTCACCCGTCGAGGAACACCCGTCCTTCTGGGCGGGCGTGGTGGGGGCAGGCGTGTTGGAGGCCAGCTGGCCGCCACCGCTCGGCGGCTGCCCGGGGGCCGGGGCGGACGCCACCGGAGGAGGCGCCTCCACGGGCGCCGCCACCGGAGCGTCCTGCACGGGCGCGGGCGGCGGCATCACGTCCTCGAGGCTCGTCGCCTGGATCATGCCGTCGTGGTAGACGACGCCCGCGGGGCCCACGGCCGCGTCCCGATACAGCCCCTGCTTCAGGTAGTTCTGCATGCCCCAGTAGAGGGTGGCGGCGGGCGTCCTCGGAAGGACGAGCTGGCCGTTGTAGTACAGCTCGACGAAGCCGACGTTCCGGTCGGAAGACCACTTCACGTGCAGCACGAAGTCGAGCCACTTGCCGCGCTCCAGCGGAGCCTTCCAGACGATGCGGTCATCCCGGCCCTCGACGCGCAGATGCATGTTCTCGCCGCGCACGAAGAACTCCAGCGGCGGCGAGCCGCTGTTGCCGTCGTGATGCCACTGCGTGAACAACTGCCAGGTGTTCACGCTGGGGAAGTCCGGCGCGAACATCGTGCTCCACTTGTAGAAGTACTCGGTCCCCTCGGACTCGTTGCCGTAGTGCAAGAGCTCGTTGCGGTTGCCACTCGCTCCGATTGGGTCGTCCCCCTGATACACCGTTGCCTTGAGGGCGAACCGGCCCTCGCGCACGGGGTCCTCCACAATCTGGAGCCGGTTGGCCGCGAC
This genomic interval carries:
- a CDS encoding polysaccharide lyase — translated: MKRAGTMALLMVLPLTTWASPVWHGDFESGDLSQWTGRESVAANRLQIVEDPVREGRFALKATVYQGDDPIGASGNRNELLHYGNESEGTEYFYKWSTMFAPDFPSVNTWQLFTQWHHDGNSGSPPLEFFVRGENMHLRVEGRDDRIVWKAPLERGKWLDFVLHVKWSSDRNVGFVELYYNGQLVLPRTPAATLYWGMQNYLKQGLYRDAAVGPAGVVYHDGMIQATSLEDVMPPPAPVQDAPVAAPVEAPPPVASAPAPGQPPSGGGQLASNTPAPTTPAQKDGCSSTGESMAGLGLPALCAAAGRVMFSQKAVRRGV
- a CDS encoding FAD-dependent monooxygenase, encoding MVHDVIIAGAGPVGLFLACELRLAKRSVLVLEQLEDPHSPLKRFPFGRRGLWGPSIEAFHRRGLLEQIASQRPTGGDPGQPRPGAVASGAQRSGPGGHFAGIPFDYSNIDASRWTYHLPGPADTQLGVEMEHIERVLAAHALSLGVELQRGQGVEGFEASNDDVTVRAGEQRFRARWLVGCDGGRSTIRKQGGFEFVGTGPELTGYSVQVELADPEKLRIGRVSTPTGTYTQMQRGAIAMVDFDGGAFHRTQPITLEHVQAVLRRVSGTDVTVTALHVATTWTDRSQQATTYRKGRVLLAGDAAHIHSPLGGQGLNLGLGDAMNLGWKLAATLRGDAPDGLLDSYTAERHPIGARILDWTRAQVALMHPTPRSRALAAILRDLLETRDGATYFAERLWGVSLRYDLGGEHPLVGRSCPDFEFEDGTRLGTLLRAGNGVLLDFDRQPSLQALEGHWGDQVRYVASDARNRLGLSAVLVRPDGFVAWASDTAPDPEDITRAAARWFTSREPQAIPR
- a CDS encoding amidohydrolase family protein, giving the protein MALVLCLATAGCASRQHPAAANRWLLTGTRLYVAPDQPPVDNAWVLVSDGKIEAIGSASDAPPAGLRREDACSGGVITAGFQNSHVHFTDPAFAGAASRPSTELQPPLSGMTTRFGFTTVVDTGSDPANTGALRQRIERGELQGPEVLTVGSPMYPENGIPFYLRDLPPELLRQLAQPASAEEGRDIVRKNFENGAGGTKLFVATPQGHGEIRRMSADIARAVAEETHSHKGLVMVHPTDPEGVSAAVQAGVDVVVHTTIDPPKSTWSPELIHQMVERHVSVVPTLQLWGYELAKAQVPAEVTERIVGDAERQLAAFSRAGGQVLFGTDVGYMTEWDPTREYVLMAHAGLTPMQILASLTTAPAARWSASERRGRVKPGFDADLVVLDGDPAADVRRFTHVKCTFRAGKLLFVRAAADRAGVDTLAGARPSPGPGGPLGP
- a CDS encoding DUF2092 domain-containing protein, translating into MTDTGRSARWRRRRCGPLLALLLGTAPLLGGAQQEQASAERTGSDAQAQIDPQAQRILRQMSDFLGAQREFSVRTEGSLDELLDSGQKVQLQRAGDVRVQRPNRLRVDRAGDLARLHLFYDGQRLTLYGERSNAYATTPALSTLDATLDMASQRLGVDAPGSDLLVSNPYAALTEDVCSGRYLGQSKVDGVPVHHLAFRNRDGVDWELWVEDGPRPLPRKYVITSRDLPGAPQYSVRLSNWNLSPQFTPELFQFTPPRDAVRVSFLAPDSQDGAQQGGAK